A window from Sphingomonas bisphenolicum encodes these proteins:
- a CDS encoding acyl-CoA thioesterase produces the protein MTTAIPHAYEIGIDPSDIDFMGHVNNASYLKWVQDAVLDHWRSLAPSEAVAGHLWVALKHEITYRRPTFLDDRVIATVLLEKVQGARAFYDTVIRRGEEVLAEVKSSWCCVDAVTRRPARLAREVIQHFFTLDSPAQPI, from the coding sequence ATGACTACCGCGATTCCCCACGCTTATGAGATCGGCATCGACCCGTCCGACATCGACTTCATGGGCCATGTCAACAATGCCAGCTACCTCAAATGGGTGCAGGATGCCGTTCTCGACCACTGGCGTTCGCTCGCGCCCAGCGAGGCCGTCGCAGGGCATCTTTGGGTCGCGCTCAAGCATGAGATCACCTACCGCCGCCCGACCTTCCTGGACGACCGCGTCATCGCGACGGTGCTGCTGGAAAAGGTTCAGGGTGCCCGCGCCTTTTACGACACGGTTATCCGGCGCGGTGAAGAGGTGCTCGCGGAAGTGAAGTCGAGCTGGTGTTGTGTCGACGCCGTGACCAGGCGGCCCGCACGGCTCGCCCGGGAGGTCATCCAGCATTTCTTCACGCTCGACTCTCCCGCTCAGCCAATCTGA
- a CDS encoding HD-GYP domain-containing protein yields the protein MKRKIAIDQISAGMFVVGFEGFWFKHPFWRTKFLLSPADVDEIRASGVKAIYIDDAMGASPPPLPVPSANLAKGPLPAAREAEAPRRPQAIAPLAPVRRSMPIEMDEVQRATESIQRSKRVIMRMFGEARMGKAVALRDVEPLVDEIAASVMRDAAAMIKVTRLKRKNEYTYLHSVAVCALMINLGRQLGLSETLTRDLGTAGLMHDIGKMAVPGSVLDKPGSLSDDEFEIIRTHPQKGHDLLKKTEGISPIALDVCLHHHERVDGKGYPFGLTADQLSLHARMGAICDVYDAVTSRRPYKDPWTPSDALAKMLDWEGHFDPGVLDAFIRSIGIYPVGTLVRLRTNRLGIVIAGNNREPTMPMVRAFFSTMEREFVPLESFICSATLKGDAAIGIETARRGLVRDGRSSRRSCSIIACRRPI from the coding sequence ATGAAGCGCAAGATCGCGATCGACCAGATTAGTGCCGGAATGTTCGTCGTCGGCTTCGAGGGCTTCTGGTTCAAGCACCCTTTCTGGCGCACGAAATTCCTCCTCTCCCCCGCGGACGTGGACGAGATCCGCGCCTCTGGCGTCAAGGCGATCTATATCGATGATGCGATGGGAGCTTCGCCGCCGCCGCTTCCTGTCCCGTCGGCCAATTTAGCCAAAGGCCCTCTTCCCGCTGCCCGAGAAGCTGAGGCGCCCCGCCGCCCTCAGGCCATTGCCCCGCTCGCGCCGGTGCGACGATCGATGCCGATCGAAATGGACGAGGTTCAGCGCGCCACGGAGTCGATCCAGAGGTCGAAGCGGGTCATCATGCGCATGTTCGGCGAGGCCCGCATGGGCAAGGCGGTCGCCCTGCGCGACGTCGAGCCGCTGGTCGATGAAATCGCAGCATCGGTGATGCGGGACGCGGCCGCCATGATCAAGGTGACGCGCCTCAAGCGCAAGAACGAGTATACCTATCTGCACTCGGTGGCCGTCTGCGCGCTCATGATCAATCTGGGCCGCCAACTCGGCCTATCGGAGACGCTGACCCGTGACCTCGGCACTGCTGGGTTGATGCACGATATCGGCAAGATGGCGGTGCCAGGCAGCGTCCTCGACAAGCCCGGTTCGCTCAGCGACGACGAATTCGAGATCATTCGAACGCATCCGCAAAAGGGGCACGATCTTCTCAAGAAGACCGAGGGCATCTCCCCGATCGCCCTCGACGTGTGTCTCCACCATCATGAGAGGGTCGACGGCAAGGGCTATCCGTTTGGTCTCACCGCCGACCAGCTCTCGCTGCATGCCCGGATGGGCGCGATCTGTGACGTCTATGACGCGGTGACGTCCCGGCGACCCTATAAGGACCCCTGGACGCCGTCCGACGCGCTGGCCAAAATGCTCGATTGGGAGGGACATTTCGATCCGGGCGTGCTGGATGCGTTCATTCGCAGCATCGGAATTTACCCGGTGGGCACGCTCGTGCGCCTGCGCACCAACCGGCTCGGCATCGTCATCGCCGGCAACAACCGCGAGCCGACCATGCCGATGGTGCGCGCCTTCTTTTCTACGATGGAGCGAGAATTCGTGCCGCTCGAAAGCTTCATCTGCTCGGCGACCCTGAAAGGCGATGCCGCAATCGGTATCGAAACGGCGAGGCGTGGTTTGGTCCGCGATGGCCGGTCATCCAGGCGTTCGTGCTCGATAATCGCATGCCGACGGCCGATCTGA